A portion of the Gammaproteobacteria bacterium genome contains these proteins:
- a CDS encoding HD domain-containing protein: protein MSPRNAPTLIRDPIWGSIRLDATATRITDAPAFQRLRYIRQLGLAHLVYPGATHTRFAHALGVYHLVSTALRSLRKRESLPDRVWRGAGLVPYAGLLHDIGHYPFSHALDDLRGDDHPGDHEAVAGQFLESPDVREALAGLGPGAGAEIGALIRGESTAPLRGLVHGSLDMDKLDYLKRDARSCGVPYGEVDVERLLQGLVILQDPESGAYEVGVGEKAVSALESLLFAKYQMFRNVYWHHAVRAGTVLCARIVNDAVAAGLVEGRELAGPTDDELLHLIGRRAETRGGPVADRIRRRWLPALRGRRLPKRAAELTAADLGDRSLPPWIEAPGPERRRLEDQLAEGLSLEPGEVVIDFPCKPAMFQLDLLVRRRSGRAERLGKAGIPGVIDLPRVARELYRTSRVLRVFTFEKRSLAPDEVIGLITEA from the coding sequence ATGTCTCCCCGGAACGCGCCCACCCTGATTCGCGACCCGATCTGGGGTTCCATCCGGCTGGACGCGACCGCCACCCGCATCACGGACGCCCCCGCCTTCCAGCGGCTGCGCTATATTCGCCAGCTCGGTCTCGCCCACTTGGTCTACCCGGGCGCCACGCACACCCGCTTCGCCCACGCGCTCGGCGTGTACCACCTGGTGAGCACCGCCCTGCGGAGCCTGAGGAAGCGGGAATCCCTCCCCGACCGCGTGTGGAGAGGCGCCGGGCTGGTGCCGTACGCGGGACTCCTGCACGACATCGGTCACTACCCCTTCTCGCACGCGCTCGACGACCTGCGCGGTGACGATCATCCGGGCGACCACGAGGCGGTAGCGGGGCAGTTTCTGGAGTCGCCCGATGTGCGGGAGGCGCTGGCCGGCCTGGGACCCGGGGCCGGCGCCGAGATCGGCGCACTCATCCGCGGAGAGAGCACCGCTCCGCTGAGAGGCCTGGTGCACGGCAGCCTCGACATGGACAAGCTGGACTACCTCAAGCGCGACGCACGCTCCTGCGGGGTTCCCTACGGCGAGGTCGACGTCGAGCGCCTCCTGCAGGGACTGGTCATTCTCCAGGATCCGGAGAGCGGCGCGTACGAGGTGGGGGTGGGCGAGAAGGCGGTCAGCGCGCTGGAATCCCTGCTGTTCGCCAAGTACCAGATGTTCCGCAACGTGTACTGGCACCACGCGGTGCGCGCGGGCACGGTGCTCTGCGCGCGCATCGTCAACGACGCGGTGGCCGCGGGGCTGGTCGAGGGGCGCGAGCTGGCCGGCCCGACGGACGACGAACTCCTGCACCTGATCGGCCGCCGCGCAGAGACCCGCGGCGGACCCGTCGCCGACCGCATCCGCCGCCGCTGGCTCCCGGCCCTGAGGGGGCGGCGTCTCCCCAAGCGCGCCGCCGAGCTCACCGCGGCCGACCTGGGCGACCGGAGCCTGCCGCCCTGGATCGAGGCCCCGGGCCCCGAACGCCGCCGACTCGAGGACCAGCTCGCGGAGGGGCTCTCCCTGGAGCCCGGCGAGGTCGTGATCGACTTCCCCTGCAAGCCCGCCATGTTCCAGCTCGACCTCTTGGTGCGCCGGCGCAGCGGGCGCGCCGAGCGGCTCGGCAAGGCCGGCATCCCCGGCGTCATCGACCTTCCCAGGGTGGCCCGCGAGCTCTACCGCACCTCCCGGGTGCTGCGCGTCTTCACCTTCGAGAAGAGGTCTCTCGCGCCCGACGAGGTCATCGGTCTGATAACCGAAGCGTGA
- a CDS encoding RNA polymerase sigma factor RpoD/SigA, giving the protein MPATLRKKVVRRKKVVRRKKAVRRPKKRSTSLLVGFDTGVEEQSALDQYLRDVSRHELITPDQEKELGARAQLGDEEAVQELARANLRFVISVAKKYQNRGVSLTDLIQEGNVGLVTAARKFDPEQGVKFISYAVWWIRQAILASLANQGRSVRVPLNRASDLARIFREKERLRQERGREPSPEELSKATRLTPELIESLQTLNAAEIRLDAPIGDSEDSQLVERFLTEEATEPELGVEARLLAESVNVALTTLEARDAKVLRLYFGLQGEREHTLEEIGNMLGVTRERIRQLRDRALRRLRDGEKGSALESFAA; this is encoded by the coding sequence ATGCCCGCCACGCTGCGAAAGAAGGTGGTTCGTCGAAAGAAAGTGGTTCGTCGAAAGAAGGCGGTTCGTCGGCCCAAGAAGCGCTCGACCAGCCTGCTCGTCGGTTTCGACACCGGAGTAGAGGAGCAGAGTGCGCTCGACCAGTACCTGCGCGACGTCAGCCGGCACGAGCTGATCACCCCGGACCAGGAGAAGGAACTGGGAGCCCGGGCTCAGCTCGGCGACGAGGAGGCGGTGCAGGAACTGGCGCGCGCCAACCTGCGGTTCGTCATCAGCGTGGCCAAGAAGTACCAGAATCGGGGGGTATCGCTTACGGACCTGATCCAGGAGGGCAACGTCGGCCTGGTGACGGCGGCCCGGAAGTTCGATCCCGAGCAGGGCGTCAAGTTCATCAGCTACGCGGTGTGGTGGATTCGTCAGGCCATCCTGGCCTCCCTGGCCAACCAGGGCCGCTCGGTGCGCGTTCCCCTGAATCGCGCCTCCGACCTCGCGCGCATCTTCCGCGAGAAGGAGCGTCTGCGGCAGGAGCGCGGCCGCGAGCCCTCCCCCGAGGAGCTTTCCAAGGCCACCCGGCTCACGCCCGAACTCATCGAGTCGCTCCAGACTCTGAACGCGGCCGAAATCCGTCTCGATGCGCCCATCGGCGACAGCGAGGATTCGCAGCTCGTGGAGCGGTTTCTGACGGAAGAGGCCACCGAGCCCGAACTGGGGGTGGAAGCCCGGTTGCTGGCCGAGTCGGTCAACGTGGCGCTCACCACGCTCGAGGCCCGCGACGCCAAGGTGCTGCGCCTCTATTTCGGGCTGCAGGGCGAGCGGGAGCACACGCTGGAGGAGATCGGCAACATGCTGGGGGTCACGCGCGAGCGCATCCGCCAGTTGCGCGATCGGGCGCTGCGCCGCCTGCGGGACGGCGAGAAGGGATCCGCGCTGGAATCCTTCGCCGCGTGA
- the rsgA gene encoding ribosome small subunit-dependent GTPase A codes for MTPIGQVHEAVGGVYRVELDDGTSVDSHLRGRLKAKPWKGGRVVIGDRVRVALDGGDATVEEVLPRTTAFLRRGSYGRTAKVMAANLERVVVVMSARDPDISLGYLDRILAVCEANALSCTLVINKQDLPGARAASEPVRDLYRRIGYEVVLTSAESDLGLDRLRSVAVRGICALVGPSGTGKSSLLNRLDPTLGLRIGELSRKTGTGRHTTVTSRLLRLSDGTLVADTPGFGDVGLWGVPATRLDRCFPEIGALGDGCRFRGCSHVHEPDCAVHESVRSGEIAQSRYAHYQALLEEAD; via the coding sequence GTGACCCCCATCGGACAGGTTCACGAGGCGGTGGGCGGCGTCTATCGCGTCGAGCTCGACGACGGCACCTCGGTCGACTCCCATCTCCGCGGACGCCTCAAGGCCAAGCCCTGGAAGGGGGGCCGCGTGGTCATCGGCGATCGCGTCAGGGTGGCCCTGGACGGCGGCGACGCCACCGTCGAGGAGGTGCTCCCGCGCACGACCGCCTTCCTGCGCCGGGGGTCGTACGGGCGGACCGCGAAGGTGATGGCCGCCAACCTCGAGCGGGTCGTCGTGGTGATGTCCGCCCGCGACCCGGATATCAGCCTGGGCTACCTGGACCGCATCCTCGCCGTATGCGAGGCCAACGCGCTTTCCTGCACGCTGGTGATCAACAAGCAGGATCTGCCGGGAGCTCGCGCCGCCTCGGAGCCGGTGCGCGACCTCTATCGCCGGATCGGCTACGAAGTCGTCCTCACCAGCGCCGAATCGGACCTCGGTCTCGATCGGCTGCGCTCGGTTGCCGTGCGCGGCATCTGCGCTCTGGTGGGTCCCTCGGGGACGGGCAAGTCCAGCCTCCTGAACCGGCTCGACCCCACGCTGGGCCTGCGCATCGGCGAACTCAGCCGCAAGACCGGTACCGGCCGGCACACCACGGTGACCAGCCGCCTGCTGCGGCTCTCGGACGGCACCCTGGTCGCGGACACCCCGGGGTTCGGGGACGTCGGCCTGTGGGGTGTTCCGGCGACACGACTTGACCGATGTTTCCCGGAGATCGGGGCGCTCGGGGACGGCTGCCGATTCCGCGGATGCAGCCATGTGCACGAGCCCGACTGCGCCGTTCACGAGAGCGTCCGTTCGGGCGAGATCGCACAGAGCCGCTACGCGCACTACCAGGCACTCCTTGAGGAGGCCGATTGA
- a CDS encoding flavin reductase family protein: MNAPERGALAWAAGRVAPRTAATACGVDAMVDENRFRDVMSRLVTGVALVTCRLDGSVHGLTVNAVSSVSLNPPLVLVCLDRRGNSHDPVIASGAFAVSVLASHQEEMAHRFARGTHRERFAGVEFRDSSSGSPVLPDALAWLDCRVRAVHPAGDHSIVVGEVLGCGAGEGDPLVFFRSEYGR, encoded by the coding sequence TTGAATGCGCCGGAGCGGGGAGCGTTGGCATGGGCAGCCGGACGAGTGGCGCCGCGGACGGCGGCGACCGCCTGCGGGGTGGACGCGATGGTAGACGAGAACCGGTTTCGGGACGTGATGAGCCGCCTGGTGACCGGCGTGGCGCTGGTCACCTGCCGGCTCGACGGTTCCGTGCACGGGCTGACGGTCAACGCAGTCAGTTCGGTTTCACTGAACCCGCCCCTGGTCCTCGTGTGTCTCGACCGGCGCGGCAACTCGCACGACCCCGTCATCGCCTCGGGAGCGTTCGCGGTCAGCGTGCTGGCGAGCCACCAAGAGGAGATGGCGCATCGCTTCGCGCGCGGAACGCACCGCGAGCGGTTCGCCGGAGTCGAGTTTCGCGACAGCTCGTCGGGGAGCCCGGTGCTGCCGGACGCGCTCGCTTGGCTGGACTGCCGGGTCCGGGCCGTGCATCCCGCGGGCGACCACTCCATCGTGGTGGGTGAAGTGCTGGGGTGCGGGGCCGGAGAAGGCGATCCGCTGGTGTTCTTCCGAAGCGAGTACGGGCGATGA